Below is a genomic region from Henckelia pumila isolate YLH828 chromosome 3, ASM3356847v2, whole genome shotgun sequence.
AAAACTAGttcggaaaagaaaatttttgaaagatgtatgcatacatcaaaccttacttaaaacatttcagaatagtttacaaaccaaatcataacaatttgaaacataaagcgtattttcttcaatcaacataacaacatttagttcattaacttgacacaaacactctcaacacataacacactcatgcatcgcccgccggtccgactccttgctcttcttcatgcccgGCATTGAACACatcgacatatgcataaatgtcatcctcattacatgcaccattcaagtatagtgagtctaaagactcagcaagagtatgcagtaaaaatcatgagatttcaataatcatttaaacttaacataacataacataagcttatcatttggtgacgaattatgcaaaattgtggcaaccgtcataatgggcacattcatcttttcttgttgatcaacaatcatatgACATTACGCCTCGTAACATTCGTTCTTtcattttcggaggcccctccggagctcatcccggaggacctaacccgtacattgagccgtatttggaagggcccctccggagcccaaaccggagtaccGTTCCCGTATTTCCACCACAaggacacataagacatcaaaatattttcatgcatcaacatattatatcttcataattcaacataacattattcattcatgcttcatcattattcatttcatcaacatatcatttcattcatcatgaagcatcattgaaacatcataatttccatcttaacttttgtttcatgaacataaaactttactcgataacttcatgcatgtaataaatgataaaaatcatactttcatattgaacataggtttcatgaaagaaacttagacatgtacatgcatcacataacgtaatcggtccacataagtcgttcttttcgttcttgacttaaaacttgaaactttttgcatagaaactcttaaatatattttagaagccttaaaagatcataaccataaattaaggactcaaaaataaaaacttaagaaaattaattcgaAGCTACAGTGCTCCAGCGCTGGAAGAGAGGCGTTGGGGCTCTATACTTGCGCATTGTCAGCTCTGCTGCACTGCAGTGGCTATGCCTTCACACTGATATTTAGAGTTCTTGAACCCAGAATTTCAAAATGTggtaaataaaagttttagcccTTGATCTAAGATTTCAAATTCAGAAACCCTCACCTTAATTGGATAtttcagtaaaacgttatgcttattctcccgagatgtgtcactgccaaaaattcaaaccactTGACACACTTTGGGGTGATTTTGGCCAATCTTAtagaatgattttgacaaaactcaaagcatgaaagttgtagctatATGagttatatttcaaataaaattggtCTCATCTCATTTGGATTAATACAATAGACTTAATCCACAAAATTGCAACAAGTGTTGCTAATCCGAGACAACCCAACACATGCAACGCTTCAAAACTTTAACTAAAACtaactcaacacttcaaaattcaacacACACCTTCAAAATCAGTCCTTTCCCAACTCCAAACCATAAGAATCTATCATCACACattatttatcaagaatttcCCAAGAACGACTTACATATCATGATATCATAAACCTCATGCTTTTATGCTTCTCAAatctttaaaatcatgcataaaactcatcaacacacatcatttcttatcaaaatagatatatcttgaatggtggtataaaattctttaaaaacttgccttgaaTGGAGGATGAGTTGATCCGGAACTTCGGAGACGAGCTAAACCTTGGACGAACTAAAAACTGGTACCAAAAACTCACTTGAATCTTGAAGGATTTGATGAAggagatgatgaatagtgagGGGGAGGAGAAAAACGTGTAAGGgagaggaggataatgaagaaGTCTGATAGAATATGTCAAGGGAATCACTAACATGTAGGGTATAAGGTTGTTAAGTGTAGTTTTCATAATTAATGCACATCGTGTATTGATTGCTTAAAATGCAGTCAAAGAAACACATCTCGACTCGTCTGATAAAAATGCTatcttttgactcgtttataaaaaatgtaacaatatcatacttaaaatactcgtaaAAATGTACTCTATTATCTCATTCCtaggttagcctcgtcccgCGAGTCCAGAATCGAACTCTACCTGGAATCATTTACTTAATCAAAATTGTTAAATGTAAGataaacataatcatgaaatcataatcattaaatcataacttaaacaatttaaggcataaaatcattaaaaatttatgtttaaataatCGTGAGCAAGTTTAATGGATTTTTTGGACTTTACAATTCTACCCTCCTTGAaagaattttgtcctcgaaattcgacttaccAAATATTTCTGGGTCTCGGCTACGCATATCTtgttcggtctcccaagtagcctctTCCACTAATTGATTGCGCCATAAGACCTTTACCATCTCGATCTCTTTGTTTCTCAGCTTTTGGACTTGTGTATCCAAAATTTGGATAGGTATTTCTTCATAAGACAAGTCTGGTGTCCATAGAACTGGATCGTGGCGAATGACATGGGAAGGATTTGAGATATACTTTCTCAACATCGAGATATGGAATACGTTGTGTACACCTTCCAAGTTTGGAGGCAATGCTACTCGGTAAGCTCTTGTTCCAACCTTGTCTAGGATCTCgaaaggtcctatatatcttgggctcaactttcctttcttcccaaatcttAAGACTCCTTTCCAAGGTGAAACCTTCAaaaatacgtgatcacctacctgGAACTCCAATTCCCTACGTCTCCGATCGGCATAGCTTTTCTGACGGCTCTGTGCTGTCAACATCTTGTCTCTAATTTTTGCTATCATATCAACTGTCTGTTGCACTATTTTTGGTCCCAACACAGCTCTCTCTCCAATCTCATCCCAATGTAGAGGAGTCCTACACTTTcttccatacaaagcctcataaggagccattccaatagtagcttgataactattgttgtaggtgaactccactaaaggcaacTTCGATTCCCAATTTCCTCCAAAGTCAATCATGCAAGCCCTGAGTAAATCCTCCAGTATTTGAATTACTCGTTCAGATTGTCCATCTGTTTGTGGGTGAAAAGCTGTACTAAAAGCTAGCTTTGTTCCCAATCCATGATGTAAACTCTTCCAAAAGTTTGAAGTAAACCTAGGATTCAGAGACTATCCTtgctggaactccatgcaatctaactACCTCTCGAATATATAACTCTGCATattgattcatcgagaagttgtTTCTAACTGGTAAGAAGTGAGCTGACTTTGTCAACCTGTCAACTATTATccatattgaattcattcttcGTTGTGTAATTGGTAGTCcaatcacaaagtccattgtgacaTCTTCCCATTTCCAAGTGGGAATATGTAATGGTTTCAGAAATCCTGCTGGCCTTTGATGTTcaactttcacctgttgacatgtCAAACATTCGCTAAAAAACTTAAAgatgtctttcttcatacctggccaccagtatagcatctgtaaatccttgaacatctttgtactccctggatgaatagAATATGGTACCATGTGAGCCTCAGTCATCACATCTTCCCTCAGTGAATTTACTGCCGGTACCCACATTCGCCCTTTGTGATGCACGACCCCATCCTTCACCGTATACAATGCACCCCCTTTTGCTTCATCTTTAAGTTTCCAAGTTAATAATTGCTGGTCTGAAGCCTGCCCTGTTCGAATCTTGTCGAGCAAACTTGGAACCATTGTTAAGTTTGATAAGGCACAAACTTCCATTGTCTCAACTACTTCCAATCTGAGTCGTTCAAAATCTACAATCAACTCTTGTTGAGTTGTCATTCTATTCAAAGTTGCATatttacgactcaaagcatctgctactacattagttttacccggatggtagctaatgtcacagtcataatctttcaccaattcaagccatcttctctgcctcatgttcaactccttctgtgtgaagaagtacttcagacttttatgatcggtaaaaatctgacacttctcaccataaaggtaatgtctCCACAGTTTCAGTGCGAAGACAACTGCTGCCAATCGAGGTCATGGGTAGGGTAATTcttttcatgaatcttcaactgtcgtgaAGCATATGCTATTACTTCCATCTTGCATCAGGACAGCCCCTAATCCACTCTTGGAAGCATCTGTATAAATTATGAATCGACCTATGCCTTCTGGTATGGCTAGTACTGGTGATGTCATCAACTTTTTCTTCAACACTAAAAAGCTTTTCTCACACTGATTAGACCATTCAAACTTCACACTTTTGCGAGTTAATGACGTTAGTGGCAGCGCTATCTTGGAGAAATCCTGAATGAATCTCGTATAGTAACCCGCTAATCCCAAGAAACTTCGTACCTCTGTAGCATTCTTTGGGGTAAcccaatttttaattgcttctatctttgctggatcaacctctattcccttagccGAAACTAGGTGACCCAAAAATTCAATCTgttccagccaaaattcacacttactgaacttagcaAACAATTGTTTTTCTTTCAGAACCTGCAAGACTGTAGTTAGATGCTGACGATGCTCATCGAAATTACGAGAGTAAATcagtatgtcatctatgaatactatgacaaactgatccaaaAAAGGATGGAACACtctgttcataagatccataaacactgccggtgcattggtaactccaaacggcatgactaagaactcgtagtggccataacgagtcctgAAAGCTGTTTTAAGAATATCTTTGTCTTTCACCTTCAATtggtgataacctgatctcaaatcgatcttggagaacactgctgccccttgtaactgatcaaacaaatcatctatcctTGGAAGTGGgtatttgttcttcactgttacTCGATTGAGCTCtctataatcgatgcacagtctcatagacccatctttcttcttgacaaacaataccggtgcaccccaaggcgatacactcggtctaataaagcctttattgagtagctcttgtagttgctccttcaattccttcattTCAGTCGGTGCTAACCTGTATGGTGCTTTGGAAACTGGTTGGGTTCCAGGCATTAATTCAATTCCAAATTCTACCTCCCtagctggaggtaatcctgcaatatcatcaggaaatacTTCTGGGAAATCTCTCACTACTTCGACGTCTTCAAGTTTCGGCCGAGGTAATTCTTGATCGCAAGTGACACTTGCAAGGAAACCTGCACATCCTTTATTCAACAGTTGCCATGCCTTACCCACTGAAATTAAAAGAGATGAATTATGTTTCGGTGTGGCATGGAATAGAAAAGGTTCTCCATCCttagttttcaaggaaaccGTTCTTCGTTTACAGTCTATAGTAGCCTCGTATCGagacaaccaatccatcccaaatatcacgtcaaaatcagacatattCAGGATAATAAGATCAGCAAGTAACTCGTGACTCTGCATTTGTACACTGCATCCTCTGATAATCAAATCACTACTCAATTCTTCCTCTGAAGGCAAGGATATACTAAATCCTGATATTGACTTATCCGGTACTAAACCCGAtttattaacaaattcaacagatatgaatgaatgtgtagctccagtatcaattaagacatgAGCGGGATTACTGGAAACATTAATCATACCTATAACTATAGTTGTATTTGAATCCACTTGATCATGTGCCATTGCAAAAACTCGTCCTCTTACCGGTTCTTTGGATTGAGGGCAATCTTTTCGATAGTGCCCTGGCTTTTTGCAAAGGAAACATACTCCAGTCCCTGCCATGCATTGACCTGAGTGAATTTTTCCACATTTTTGACAAGCTGTTGGTGCAATTGCCGATTTTGGTGCTGGTAGAGCCAATTGTTTCTGCCCTTGAGGTCGAGGCCGCTGCTGTTGGTATGGTCGGTGTTGGGGTGGGGCTTGGTATGGTCTCTTTCTGCTAGAATTTCCTTGTTGGTCCCGATTCTGATAACTAGATCTTTTTTCCTGTGACTCTCGGATAATGTCGTTTCTGTCCTTTTCGGATAGCATGGCCTGATCCACCACATCTTTGTAATATTTCGCTCCACTTAGTCTAACATCCTTTCTGATGAAGGCATTCAATCCTTCTGTAAAATGTTTCAACTCTTCAGCAGGATCACCAGAAATCATCTGTACAAAGTATCTTCCCCTTTCAAACTTCTTAACATACTCTGCAATCGACATGTTTCCTTGACGGATTTCCAAAAAATCTCTGGCCAACCGGGTTTGGGTGCTCACTGTGAAATATTTGCCGTAGAACACATccttgaatccattccaagtaAGGGTAGTTAGGTTCAACGCTGCTTTGGCTCCATTCCACCAAACATGAGCGTCATTGCAGAACATATAGGTAGCACATCTCAATCTATCCGCATCCGTGATCTGCATGAATTCAAAATCAGTCTTCATAGCTTGGAACCATTGTTCTGCTATCAAAGGATCAGTCTCTCCTTTGAACTCAGGTGGTCCCAACTCTAAGAACCTTTTGTAGATAGGGTTCTGATTAGCTGTAGGATGGTTATTTCCAGCATTAGTTGTCTGGGCTTGAAGCAACTGTTGGATTTGAGCTCCCTGAGCACGGCTTTGCTCTCGAAGAAGAGCAGTTAATCCCGCCAAAAACTggttgttttgattgttctcACTATCTGGTCTGCAATCACTATGGTTGTTGTTTGCGGAATTGGTGATGGTGTTGGTGTTGTTTTCCCTACGTGATGTCATAGTCCTAAAGTCCAATATTATCCACACCGCTCAGTCACGATTCAAAACGTGAATATACTTTAACATATAACATGCATACATATATCTCATCGCATTATCATACACATAATCACATAAGACACGtaacttacagacatgaagacggAGCGTTGGAGTCGTGGCGAGTATGCATGAGTGTTCCAAGAaaacccagagcgaactgctctgataccaaactgtCCTAcaccctcaaccgatgaagatgttacAAACTAACATGATGTTAAAACTAGttcggaaaagaaaatttttgaaagatgtatgcatgcatcaaaccttacttaaaacatttcagaatagtttacaaaccaaatcataacaatttgaaacataaagcgtattttcttcaatcaacataacaacatttagttcattaacttgacacaaacactctcaacacataacacactcatgcatcgcccgccggtccgactccttgctcttcttcatgcccgGCATTGAACTCAttgacatatgcataaatgccatcctcattacctgcaccattcaagtatagtgagtctaaagacttagcaagagtatgcagtaaaaatcatgagatttcaataatcatttaaacttaacataacataacataagcttatcatttggtgacgaattatgcgaaattgtggcaaccgtcataatgggcacattcatcttttcttgttgatcaacaataaTACATTCGTTCTTtcattttcggaggcccctccggagctcatcccggaggacctaacccgtgcattgagccgtatttgggagggcccctccggagcccaaaccggagtaccGTTCCCGTATTACCACCACAaggacacataagacatcaaaatattttcatgcatcaacatattatatcttcataattcaacataacataattcattcatgcttcatcattattcatttcatcaacatatcatttcattcatcatgaagcatcattgaaacatcataatttccatcttaaattttgtttcatgaacataaaactttactcgataacttcatgcatgtaataaatgataaaaatcatactttcatattgaacataggtttcatgaaagaaacttagacatgtacatgcatcacataacgtaatcggtccacgtaagttgttcttttcgttcttgacttaaaacttgaaactttttgcatagaaactcttaaatatattttagaagccttaaaagatcataaccatgaattaaggactcaaaaaaaaacttaagaaaattaattcgaagctacagcgctccagcgctagaaGAGAGGCGTTGGGGTGCTATACTTGCGCATTGTCAACTCTGCTGCACTGCAGTGGCTATGCCTTCACACTGATATTTAGAGTTCTTGCACCTAGAATTTCAAAACgtggtaaacataaaagttttagCCCTTGATCTAAGATTTCAAATTCCGAAACCCTCACTTTAATTGGATAtttcagtaaaacgttatgcttattctcccgagatgtgtcactgccgaatattcaaaccacttgacacacttcggggcaattttggccaatcttatagaatgattttgacaaaactcaaagcatgaaagttgtagctatATGAGTTATCTTTCAAATACAATTGGCCTCATCTCATTTGGATTATTACAATAGACGTAATCCACAAAATTGCAACAAGTATTGCTAATCCGAGACAACCCAACACATGCAACGCTTCAAAGCTTTAACTAAAACtaactcaacacttcaaaattcaacacACACCTTCAAAATCAGTCCTTTCCCAACTCCAAACCATAAGAATTTATCATCACACattatttatcaagaatttcatAAGAACGACTTACATATCACGATATCATAAACCTCATGCTTTTATGCTTCTCAAATctataaaatcatgcataaaactcatcaacacacataatttcttatcaaaatagatatatcttgaatggtggtttaaaattctttaaaaacttgccttgaaTGGAGGAGGAGTTGATCCGGAACTTCGGAGACGAGCTAAACCTTGGACGAACTAAAAACTGGTACCAAAAACTCACTTGAATCTTGAAGGATTTGATGAAggagatgatgaatagtgagGGGGAGGAGAAAAACGTGTAAGGgagaggaggataatgaagaaGTCTGATAGAATATGCGAAGGGAATCAATAACATGTAGGGTATAAGGTTGTTAAGTGTAGTTTTCATAATTAATGCACATCGTGTATTGATTGCTTAAAATGCAGTCAAAGAAACACATCTCGACTCGTCTGATAAAAATGCTAttttttgactcgtttataaaaaatgtaacaatatcatacttaaaatactcgtaaAAATGTACTCTATTATCTCATTCCtaggttagcctcgtcccgCGAGTCCAGAATCGAACTCTACCTGGAATCATTTACTTAATCAAAATTGTTAAATGTAAGATAAACATAATCAGGGTCCTTTtggcaaattttggaaatttcagggactaaaatgcaaattatggattttatatattatctactcttagaattTGTTTGAGAAAGTCTTCATCTTCTCCTCCttagccgtctccctccattgaagatgcctcCAACCTTTCCAACCTTTCAGATttccttccgagctcgatccggccgttggaaattatttctgaaggcagattagtgatcacagcaGCGAGAACTCCGTTATAccataagtatttctccgatcagatatgttttgtttttcggaggttcttagaatcgatttagattctagtatgttgttcttggcggagttctgatcgtttattatctgtcaattttgaattagagcgacgttcggaattgttatgatttttggaagctattttcgaaaatcatggttttgagatttgttgggtttgtcttgttgttgttgtattagcattgaattgagttgatattgatATTGAACTACTGTCTgcattgccggtttgttcagttatagccattatgccgtcggtttgagttttggagtttcgaaccgttttgagttatgaacttggcttgtaagttgatcgtggttattgatcaatcatctcttgtattcgtacagattcattggagttgtcgagccctgtgttagaagcatttgatcgtcgagagttggaagaagaacggtaaagagatttccatgaaccattgattgttgtttaggttgtatagttgttgatacaatcttttgttgtagctttccagaatttggaactactgccttgaaaggtaaaagcagtcatcgtagcgggatagcatactcgagatagcttagttcttgagtttccctttttaaataacatacttgtttgtacgcttgttctagcatgaagaacttgcgtcttgttgatttcttggacttttgttatgtggcttatgtttatgtttctgttatgcattcatcttgagccaatcttgctttcagcgggcagaaacgccctttttgtttagacgtttgggaactatgattgagtggcctgggtcgtagtcgtttcgcctggtgctagaatactcattatagttgctcaaagtctagaggagtgggatacgtggcaccacctcgattgggagagtcggtgagtcgttatgtgatctcatcctcgggatcccaaaagcactgcagcaatcccttgtttatcagaatcgatatcctggtttttaaagacatgcatatcattaaccttgacttgaatatgttgtcttgatagcatgttgtttatttattatttgatatgttgcttttactgggattatctttctcaccggttatccggctgttgctttgttttgtatgtgtacttggcaacaggtggggcaggaccaagtcagaagaggcatggttagcttcgagggaaagatgtagaagtgagactcggtttagaagtcgtgtcggcacgtctacctagtttatgttagaacatgtttagaactcaaacttcgttgtttatgttgtatcgattatgcgagctcCTCGATTTCATGTTATTTCCATATGCGTAGTTGAtcgactctagaacttcatgcattaattggagatagtatgttttgatgcatgattgtatattgaatgtgTGAGATTGAGTTCAGCTAGCTTCTGCTATTCTTTTTGCCCTGTTTCTGTCCTCGCTCAATCtccaagatcttgcggatcgagcgagagaaaatgTACAGTCCTCTGTTTTAGGATTtttgtgtctcgctcgatcccaaagatcttgcggatcgagcgagggctgtttTGCCTCGGACAGAGGCTTgagatttttggctcgctcgatctgcaagatcttgcagatcgagcggagcactgttcatttttaaaaaaaaattattgcttttaatcttggttcttgtttgactaattgttgtttaataccgagattagttgtttataACCGAGGTCTCATATTAAGTGGTATTAGAgccgttaagattcttggttgaactagagtgagcggggtagatcgagtctgcgtgtattggctcctcgcatgtgtttgaattattttaactgtgtacttaattccatgcgagcatgctttattattgagaattattgaattacatggttatgtgatttaatttataaagcatgatctacttgagatataactgtttctgttatcgactggtatcagGTATTCCAagtggttgtaagggcactgattgtagcgattgagatatctcgtgtcctaacctttgattatcagatgggtcctagTCGAGTGATAAaaagaaacacaccaccagttattcctacgactgagcaagctagcactgaagttgatcagttggatgcttcagcgactcctatggaaaccttactgaagaggtttcagtcgttcaatctgccgttgttgatgggttcagaaaatccagttgactgtgaaagttggttggatgacattgatcagttgtttgattccattgactacaccgatgaccgccgaatcaggttagtaattcatcagctgcttggtgttgctaagagctggtggatcatgacaaagaaagcaatagagaatagaggtacggaagttacttggactttttttaaatctgaattctataagcggtttttccctatctcgtaccgtaaggacaagggagcagaatttgccaatttcagacaagggaatctgaacatcgaagagtacgttgccaagtttgatagtctgttgcgttttgcaccactaattgccggagatgaagaagctaaggcagatcacttcataaatggcttgaatcctgacatcttcactttggtgaacactgctaggccagacaactttgcggacaccatgaatcacgcaaagggagcagaagcaggcttgtggaggaaaagaggtaatcaggtagcacctcagcagcagaggcagtatcagaaccaaccatctcagtatcagaatcagccaccgcaacatcagaaccagcagcaaaggtatgaaggtggaaacagtgggggaaacagaaaggatcagtacaaggcaagaggtaaacagttcaaaaggcaggggaacagtttgtccagttccagtggttcaaagcaatttggttcaggaccgagttctgggtcatcatccttgtactgtagcaagtgtggaggaagacactcaccggatcagtgtgtgggagtctttggtaattgtaacacctgtcagcaaccgggacacttctctaaagtgtgcccacagcgtaacagagatagagctcagagtgggagttcgtctagatctgcagctcagcctgagaggcagtcttctacagtgcactctttccagcctcagtagcagaacagacagggaggtaactctagtgcaaattaggctccgagacagcaggcacgagtctttgcattgacagaggatcaggctcaggcagcacctgacgatgttatagcaggtaactgttcgattttcggttattctgctcatatcttgatagatacaggtgcttcccatttctttatctctgagaaatttgtgttattgcatgctttgcctactgagttgttgcctacagtagtagctgttacttcacctttgggtggaggaattgtttctgtcagattagtcaggaactgtgaattgagttttgaaggaaatttgctagaattcgactgtattgtacttggactgtcagattttgattgtattgtcgttatagatgctttaaccaagtacagggcaacagtcgattattttctgaaggttgtcaggttcagacctgaaatggcagacaagtggaaattctttggtaagggttctcgatctagaattcctttgatttcagtgttatctatgactcgtttgctacagaaaggtgcagaaggatttttggtgtatgcagttgatgtactgaaatctagcccagctttgttagatttaccggtggttagagaatttgcggatgtattcccggaagatgttcctggattgccacctattcgagaaatttaattcagtattgacttagtgccaggtactcaacctatttcaaaagctccttatcgtatgacacttattgaattgagagagttgaaggaacagcttgaggatttgattgccaagggatatatcagacctagtgtatcaccttggggtgctcctgtgctttttgttcggaagaaggatggttctatgcggctctgtatcgactaccgccaattgaatcaggctacaattaagaacaggtatcctttaccccgaatagatgacctttttgatcaactgcagggttcttctgtctactctaagattgatctgaggtcaggttatcac
It encodes:
- the LOC140886608 gene encoding uncharacterized protein, with the translated sequence MTTQQELIVDFERLRLEVVETMEVCALSNLTMVPSLLDKIRTGQASDQQLLTWKLKDEAKGGALYTVKDGVVHHKGRMWVPAVNSLREDVMTEAHMVKVEHQRPAGFLKPLHIPTWKWEDVTMDFVIGLPITQRRMNSIWIIVDRTPLHWDEIGERAVLGPKIVQQTVDMIAKIRDKMLTAQSRQKSYADRRRRELEFQVGDHVFLKVSPWKGVLRFGKKGKLSPRYIGPFEILDKVGTRAYRVALPPNLEGVHNVFHISMLRKYISNPSHVIRHDPVLWTPDLSYEEIPIQILDTQVQKLRNKEIEMVKVLWRNQLVEEATWETEQDMRSRDPEIFGKSNFEDKILSRRVEL
- the LOC140886611 gene encoding uncharacterized protein, whose protein sequence is MTSRRENNTNTITNSANNNHSDCRPDSENNQNNQFLAGLTALLREQSRAQGAQIQQLLQAQTTNAGNNHPTANQNPIYKRFLELGPPEFKGETDPLIAEQWFQAMKTDFEFMQITDADRLRCATYMFCNDAHVWWNGAKAALNLTTLTWNGFKDVFYGKYFTVSTQTRLARDFLEIRQGNMSIAEYVKKFERGRYFVQMISGDPAEELKHFTEGLNAFIRKDVRLSGAKYYKDVVDQAMLSEKDRNDIIRESQEKRSSYQNRDQQGNSSRKRPYQAPPQHRPYQQQRPRPQGQKQLALPAPKSAIAPTACQKCGKIHSGQCMAGTGVCFLCKKPGHYRKDCPQSKEPVRGRVFAMAHDQVDSNTTIVIVPDKSISGFSISLPSEEELSSDLIIRGCSVQMQSHELLADLIILNMSDFDVIFGMDWLSRYEATIDCKRRTVSLKTKDGEPFLFHATPKHNSSLLISVGKAWQLLNKGCAGFLASVTCDQELPRPKLEDVEVVRDFPEVFPDDIAGLPPAREVEFGIELMPGTQPVSKAPYRVFHPFLDQFVIVFIDDILIYSRNFDEHRQHLTTVLQVLKEKQLFAKFSKCEFWLEQIEFLGHLVSAKGIEDFSKIALPLTSLTRKSVKFEWSNQCEKSFLVLKKKLMTSPVLAIPEGIGRFIIYTDASKSGLGAVLMQDGSNSICFTTVEDS